The Papaver somniferum cultivar HN1 chromosome 3, ASM357369v1, whole genome shotgun sequence genome includes a region encoding these proteins:
- the LOC113359269 gene encoding uncharacterized protein LOC113359269, which yields MEEIWAVVTKMGPFTSPGPDGYSPVFYKRSVGVHIAVIPKIKSPDTPSDYRPISLSNVLYKIVAKKLVKQTRAASGRICILVAKCFCAWSPDFLGIIFIAKELLHFMHNSRAVNGHFDLKVDIVKAYDRVNWKFLGDMLHIMGISGTAHSLIKACVMSTSFCINIDGSSQGFYKSERGIPLSPTLFIICSQGLSLLMQQFESQGTKDIKSTDGINVFNLKKLLQQYASMSGQLTDNNKSAIYFSKGISDLSKQTTMQDLGVREMVSDDKYIGIFPLKSDFRIASFNYLIEKFTSRLPGWRFGRENGIATNYSEFLFTSWDFMSSTKGCYAGNN from the exons ATGGAGGAAATATGGGCTGTAGTAACTAAAATGGGCCCTTTCACTTCGCCCGGACCAGATGGGTACTCTCCGGTTTTCTACAAGAGAAGTGTTGGGGTACA CATTGCAGTGATCCCAAAGATTAAAAGCCCAGATACACCTTCTGATTATCGTCCAATATCTTTATCCAATGTTTTGTACAAGATTGTGGCAAAAAAACTTGTCAAACAGACTCGAGCCGCATCTGGAAGGATTTGTATTTTGGTCGCAAAGTGCTTTTGTGCCTGGTCGCCAGATTTTTTGGGTATTATATTCATTGCAAAGGAATTGCTTCATTTTATGCACAATTCTAGAGCGGTAAATGGGCACTTTGATCTAAAGGTGGATATTGTGAAAGCCTACGATAGAGTCAATTGGAAGTTTCTAGGGGATATGCTGCATATTATGGGAATATCTGGAACTGCTCATTCTTTAATCAAGGCATGTGTGATGTCTACCTCCTTTTGTATTAACATCGATGGATCTTCACAGGGATTTTACAAGAGTGAAAGGGGTATTCCGCTCTCTCCCACGTTATTCATAATCTGCTCTCAGGGTCTCTCTTTACTGATGCAACAATTTGAATCCCAAGGTACCAAGGATATAAAATCAACAGATGG AATAAATGTGTTTAATCTGAAGAAGCTTCTACAACAATATGCATCAATGTCAGGTCAACTCACAGATAACAATAAATCAGCCATATATTTCAGTAAGGGAATTTCAGATTTAAGTAAACAGACGACAATGCAAGATTTGGGTGTTAGAGAGATGGTGTCTGATGATAAATATATTGGGATTTTTCCTTTGAAGTCGGATTTCAGAATTGCAAGTTTCAATTACCTTATTGAAAAGTTTACCTCAAGATTACCAGGATGGAGATTCGGCAGGGAGAACGGTATTGCTACAAACTACTCTGAATTCCTATTTACTTCATGGGATTTTATGTCTTCTACCAAAGGGTGTTACGCAGGAAATAACTAA
- the LOC113361123 gene encoding uncharacterized protein LOC113361123, with the protein MCCFDDLKEIKIHLDRITFAVRKIIAEISGLLKDLQVSLQQMEDTTGDDEKTEMLIEVLTGSLAEYTLVSKGLNTMSENVNRLEYTLEIALQKKNVAISQFGLIMTNLGVSNGIVAAVAELFGVNVRMGIIGSERHVLWWLSGSCITLGVLVFIVLWIISKRRGLLD; encoded by the exons ATGTGCTGCTtcgatgatttgaaggaaatcaaGATTCATCTTGATAGAATTACATTTGCAGTAAGAAAG ATAATTGCGGAAATTAGCGGGTTGCTGAAAGACCTGCAAGTGTCCCTGCAGCAGATGGAAGATACAACGGGAGATGATGAAAAAACGGAGATGCTGATTGAAGTACTAACAGGGTCTTTGGCTGAGTATACATTGGTTTCTAAAGGTTTAAATACG ATGTCCGAAAATGTTAATCGACTGGAGTACACACTCGAGATTGCTCTTCAAAAGAAAAATGTGGCCATATCTCAGTTTGGTCTGATTATGACTAACCTAGGTGTAAGCAATGGTATTGTTGCTGCGGTAGCCGAGTTATTTGGTGTAAACGTGAGAATGGGAATCATCGGATCAGAGCGTCACGTGCTATGGTGGTTATCTGGAAGTTGCATCACGCTGGGTGTATTAGTCTTTATAGTCCTATGGATTATCAGCAAGAGAAGAGGCCTCCTCGATTGA